Below is a genomic region from Mesorhizobium sp..
AGGTTACCGACCGATTTCCCGCTTCGTTCTCGGGCCATACGATCGGCGCGTCCTGGGCCAGGGCGGCTTCGGCATCGGTCACCGCGTCGAGAACGCGATACTCCACGACGACGCTATCCGCCGCGGCGCGTGCCTGGTCGACGGTTTCGGCCACCACGACCGCCACCCGGTCGCCGACGCACCGCACCCGATCGGAGATCAGGATGGGCCGCAAGGTGGTGAAGGCCGGGGGGCCGCCCCAGTGAATGGGCAGGATATAGGGCGGCACGCTGCCCAGTCCGTCGGATACGACATCAGCCCCCGTCAGCACAGCTATGACGCCCGGCATCTTGCGGGCCGCCTCGGGATCAATGGACAGGATGTCCGCGTGCGCATGAGGAGACAGCACGACCGCAGCATGGCACTGACGCGGGAGACGAATGTCGTCGACATACTGCCCGGCGCCGGTCAGGAACTTATGATCCTCAATGCGCGCAGGGGCGCGGCCGTAGCTCATGATCTTCCTCCCTCGGATGCGTGGATGCGGGCCGTCCGCATTTCTTCCCGACCCGCCTCCACGGCCATCATCGCATTCGCGTCGCAAGAATTATTGCCCAGGATCGCGATACGCTTATCCGGGCGTGCTGTCGTTTTTCACATTTGCGACGGCAGCCACAGGGCAATGCTCGGAATGAGCACGACCAGAACAACCTTGACGATGTCCGCAACGATGAAAGGCACCACCCCCCTATAGATGGTGCCAAGCGTCAGGCCGGGTGACACGCCTTTCAGAACAAAGATATTCATCCCGAACGGCGGCGTGATCATTCCCATCTCGACGCAGATGACAGTCAGGACGCCCCACCAGATCGGATCGTATCCGTATGACAGAACCAGCGGAAGAAAGATGGGCACGGTGATCACCATCATGGCGTAGGAATCCATGAACATCCCGAGCACGAGGTAGCATACGATGAGGAGAACGATGACCCCGAGCGGCGACAATCCGAAATCCGCGATGGTTTCGGCCAACATGGAAGGAACCTGAGTGAAGCCGATGCAGAACGAGAAGATCACTGCCCCGAAGATCAGCGTGTAGATCAGCGCCAGGGTCGATGTCGTCTCGGCGAGGAGATCCCCGAGATGTCCGCTGCGGAGCTTGCCGCGCATCCAGGCGAACGAGAACGCGCCAATTGCCCCGACAGATGCGGCTTCGGTGTCGGTGAACAGTCCGGTGTAGATGCCGCCCATCACCGTGCCAAACAAGACGAAGGCGCCTATGCAGCCTTTGGCAGCCGCGAGAAGTTCGCGGCGGTCGATCGGCTCGCCGAGAGGCGCAGCGGAGGGTCGAACTTTTAGCACCAGCCAGATGACGCCAATATACAAGGCGACGGCCAGCAGGGCCGGAACAACCGATGCCACGAACAGGTGGCCGATCGATTGTTCGGCCAAGATCGCAAAGAGAATGATCGCCGTGGAAGGGGGAACGAGACTTCCCAGTGTTCCTCCGGCCGCCACGCTGCCCGCGGCGAGTGCCGGCGAATAACGCTTCGCGCCCATTTCCGGCAGTGCCACCTTTCCGAAGGTGGCAGCGGTTGCGAGTGAGGATCCCGTCAAAGCGCCAAATCCGGCACAGCCCGCGATCGTGGCGTGCGCCAGACTCCCTCGCAAAGGCCTGAGCAATGCATAGGCGAGCCGGTAGATATCGGAGGACAAGCCAGCGATCGTCGCGAAAGATCCCATCAGCAGGTAGAGAGGCAGAACCGCGAGCGTCTCGCTCGTCAGAAACCTGGCTGTCTCGCTGCCGACGACGGAGCCGGCAGCGCCGTTGCCGAGGAGCAGGGCGAGCCCCAGAAAGCCAACCAATCCCATCGCTGCGGCGAGGGGAACGGAGGCCAGCATTGCGACCCACATGGCGACGAACAGCCCGATCGAAATGCCTGCCGGACCTAGCGACTTGAGCGCTGCGGCTCCGGGAAGCGCGTCGATGCCGAAGAAGAACACGGTGGCGACCAACAGCGCGAGCATGACCAGCACGGCGCTGACGATCAAAGGCATGCGGTCGCCCGAAGCCCATGCGCTCCGCGAGATTTTCAGCAATTGTCCAAACTGGATGGGAACGCAAAGTGCAACCAGAACAGTGATCGTGACAAAGAACGGCGTGATCGGCCAGCCGAGGAGAATGGTTCTCTGTCCGCGCGCGGCGTAGGCTGCCGCCTGGACGCTCAGCTCAAAGCTCATGATCGACAAGAAAACGAGCAGGCCGGCGGCGCCGACGACATTCAAGACGATAGCCCCGGATCTTGGTAGAGCGTTGCCGAGGATTTCGACGGTCAGATGCACAGCGCGGGCACATCCGGAGGGGAGGCAGGCGGCGATGGCGACGCCGAGAACGAGCGTCAAGATCTCGCTCAGCCCATGCAAGGTCATCGAAAACAGATTCCGAAGCAGCACGTCCAGCAGCGTGAGGGCGCCTATACCCATGATTGCCACCACGCCGACTGTGGCTAGCCAAGAGGAAAGACGTTGAGCCGAAACCAAGAAATCGGCCGCAGCGCGCGCTGACATGTGTACGCCGGCCGTCAACGCAGGTACTCGGTCATTGTCGCGCCGGCACGCGCCCCAGACGTCACGAGGATATTCCCGCGACAGGCACCGATCGCTGCCGACGCGCGCCGGCCGGCACTCCACCCTCGTATCATCATCTTCGCCCCCCGTTTGCCCAATCCGCCTTCATTCGGATCGGGCAAAATTGTCACTGCAAAGCTACCCACCAGCCGTCTGCGAAGACAGTCGGGTGGATGCTCCTCCGCCCAAACTCTACCCGCAAGAGGCCTGCTGATCTGGCCTCAGAATGTGGGAGAATTGTTCGACGGTGCTGCCGCGCCGAGGGTCGATTACGTGGTCGTGCGGCCGGTGAGGCACACCGATCGCAGCGAACTGTCATGTTGGATCGGACTCATCGAGGGGCACGAAGGGCAGCAGAAGGTGCGACGGATAGTCGGCGCCGTGGTAGACCCGGTGCACCACCGTCTTGCTGGAACAGATATGATAGGGGACATATTCGGCGTTCGTGGCCCCACCGACCCCTGTCGGCATATCCATCGCGGTGATGTCGACGCAAATGCGGTGTCCAGCTTTGAACACGTTTGCCGTCGCGAGGATCTCGATACGGTATTCTTCGATCTTGCCCGGGATCACCTTTTGCTGGGCTTCGCGCGTCAGTGGATGCCACGGCCGGCCCGGCCTGGACCGCGTTTCGTCGACCTTGCGATGCGATGCCTTCAACCAGCCCCGGGTCAACTCGCGTTCCTTCAGGTCAGCCGGAACGCTACGTTCACCCTCTCGCGCCGTATGGACGGACGTGTCGGGGCCGACATCCTTGAGGATCGCAATCCAGTTGGTGTCCTCCTGGTCGATTTCCGCGTAGAGAACGAGCTCGGACGGCCCAGCGATCAGCATGTAGCAGGGCAGGGGATCCGTCATGTAGCGCAAGCGAGACACTTTGTCGGTCTTGGTCAGCGGCATCTGTACGAATACGTCGGGTTCTGTCAGCGCGTCGGCCGACTGTTCAACAAATGGCTGCGCCTTCAACCGCTCCCAGCTGTGAAGATAGAGCTTTGACCATTGCGCGTTCTCCGGCGGCCAGGTCTGACTCGTTTTCCAGGAATTGGCGCCCATCGCCCAGTATTTAACCGGAGGCTCTTCGAGCACACCAGTATCTATGCCTTTCAGCCAATAATCGTACCAATATAACATCTCATTGTGGAGGGTATGAAACGGGCGTTCCAGATGGCTAGGACCCAGGAGTGCCATCCGCTTGGGCGCATCGATTTTATCGAAATAATTCTGGGCGCCATTCAGGTGACCTTTATAGGAATAGGCGTACCATCCCGATCCGGTGTATGTCGGTACCTTGATACGCGACAGATCCGCTTCCGCTTTTGCGGTTGCAGCCGCGTCATCGTAGGGGTTGATAAGCACCTGGAAGAAGGCCGGCATGTGCTGACCTTTCTGGGTCACCACGTTCGCGACGTTCGTGTAGATCGCGTAGTCGGGATTGGCCATGGCTTCCCGCCACATCGCCTCGCGTTCGGGCGTTAGTTCGGTCGGCTGACCCTTCTGCTCGTGAAACGCCGAGAAGTGCGTAATGAGATAGCGGAACATGTGGAGCACACCGCCAGGGTACTCCTCGCGGAAGCTGCCGAGCACGCCCAGGGCGCCGCGCGGGTCGAACGGAAAAATGGCTTTCAGGGCGGGCGGCTGCTGGCGAGCGACATACAGCTGTTCGGCGCCGAAACCCGAAATCCCGATCATGCCCACATTGCCGTCGCACCAAGGCTGCCTTGCGATCCATTCGATCAGGTCGTAGCTGTCCCATTCCCTCGATCCGCCCCCTTGGGACTTACCGACGCCGCGCGGATTGCCGATTACGTGGACATAGCCCCTGGACACCAGAAAGTGAGTGTCTCCGGCCTCGAGCAGACCTGCCCACAATGGTGCCCATGCGGGCTGGGCAGGCAGTGCCTCTGCCATGCCTGGGCCCTGAATGTCCTTGTTGTAGATTGCGAAGGCCAGGAGCGCTGGCAGCTTTTCGTCTGTTTCAGGGCGATAGATATCGATGCACAGACAGGTTCCGTCGCGCATCGGAACCAGGACGTCCCGTTCGCGGATCATGCCGGCGTGGCTCGGAGCTCGGGAGTATTTGCAGGGTATGTCGTCCGCTGCCGTCAGATTGTCGATTACACGTCCAGTCATGGGAGGTCCTTGCTTGTTTTCGCCGCCGCGCCGTAGAGGCCGGCATAGACTTCACGCAACGCAGCCTTCTGAACCTTGCCCATTGCATTGCGCGGCAGGTTCTCCGTGAGGATCACGTGCCGGGGAACCTTGTATCGCGCCAGCGATCGTGAAAGTTCCGCCACGATCGTCCTCTCGTCGAGCACGGCGCTTGGGCGCGCGACCACCACCGCTGTCACTCCCTCGCCAAGGTCTGGATGCGGGAGGCCTATGATGGCGGATTCTGCGACCCCCGGCAGGGCATCGATGGCGGCTTCGACTTCGGCCGGATAGACATTGTATCCACCTGAAATCACGAGATCCTTCGAGCGCCCGACGATGGAGACATAACCTTCTGCGTCGACGAACCCCATGTCGCCGGTGATGAAATAGCCGTCGTCGCGGAACTCGGCCTTCGTCTTTTCGGGATTGTTCCAATAGCCTCGAAAGACGTTTGCGCCCTTCACTTCAATGCTTCCAATTTCGCCCTGAGGGAGGGGCGCCCCGGTCGTCGGATCGGCGATCCGCAGATCCACACCCGGCAACGGAAATCCCACCGTTCCCGGCCGACGCTCGCCTTCATAGGGATTGGAGGTGTTCATGTTCGTCTCGGTCATGCCGTAACGCTCGAGGATGGCGTGGCCGGTGCGATCGAAGAATTCGCGGTGCGTTTCGGCCGACAACGGGGCGGAACCGGAGACGAACAAGCGCATGTGGGCGACGCGCTCCCGCGTGAACTTGGCGCTTCCAAGGAGGCGGGTATAGAAGGTGGGCACGCCCATCAGAACGGTAGAGCGCTCCAAGCCGTCGAGGATCACTTCGAGGTCGAATCGCGGCAGGAACAGCAGCGCGGACCCCGCGACGAGCGTCGTGTTGATGGCCACGAAGAGACCGTGGGTGTGGAAGATGGGCAGCGCATGCAAAAGCACGTCGGCAGCGGAGAAGTGCCACAGTTCGGCGAGGGACTCAGCATTCGATGCGATGTTGCCCCGCGTGAGAACGGCGCCCTTGGATCGGCCCGTGGTGCCCGACGTATAGAGAATCGCGGCCGGATCGCCGTCGTCGAGCGCGCTCTCTTCGAAGCCATCGGGCGCCGCGTCAATCGCCTCGGACAGACTGCCTCTGCCGTCGGCGTCGAGATGGAGCACATGCTCAACTCTCGCCGCCCTGGCTACCGGTTCGAGTTCCGCAGCGCGTTCGGGCGTGCAGACGAACAGTCGCGGTTCGGCGTCTTCCAGGAAATATGTCACCTCGGAAGCGGTATAGGCACTGTTGAGAGGGAGGTAGACGGCGCCCAAGCGGAGGCATGCGACGTAGAGGATGATGACCTCCACTGACTTCTCGGTCTGGACGGCGACTCGGTCGCCTTTGGTCACGCCGAGCCGCATCAGGAGATTCGCGGCCTTGCCACTTCGGTAGATAAGGTCCGCATAGGTGAGCACGGATCCATCGAGCAGCGTAAGGAAAGGATTGTCCGCGCCGGCTGCACCATTGCGTAGACGATTGAAAAGCTTAAGGCTCATGCCACCGCCTTTTCGGAAAGTTCAGGGGCCGCATCGGCGAGCCTCTGGACACTGTTTGAGGCAACCACCCGACCCGAGTTGGCGAACGCCTCATGGTTCCGTTCGATATCCTCGGGCCGGTAGAGATAGTTGACCATCACTCCGTAGCTGCCCCGCAGGCCCGATGAGCTGAGGTCGGCCAGCCAGTTTACGCGCTCGAGCCTTGCTCCGTTGCCGAGGTGGAACCGTGCGACCGGATCGAGAGGCACGCCGGCAATATTGCCTTCCTTGGTCAGGAATCGCGCCGCCAGGCTCGTAAGCACCGGCTCGAGCTTCGTGCGCGTGACTTGATCCTCGGTCCATCCATGATCATTAAGCAGAGCAAGTATTTTGGAGATGTCGCTGTCGGCATCCATTTGCTCGCGCTTAGTCCTGAGCCAATTCGCGAAGGCCGGAATTGGCGACAGAGTGACAAAGGTTTTCAAGCCGGGGAGATCGCCGGCAAGTTCCTCAAGCACCTGTTTGATCAGGAAACTGCCGAAGGAAATGCCACGCAATCCAACCTGGCAGTTCGAGATCGAATAGAAGACTGCGGTCCGAAGCTCTTCCGGCGCCGCAATCTCGCGATCGGCTGCGAGGATCTGGTCAATGTTCCCGGCGATTTCCTTCGTCAGCGCCACCTCGACGAAGATGAGAGGCTCTCCGGGCAGGCTGGGATGGAAGAAGGCGTAGAGCCGCCGGTCGGGCGGATCGATGCGTCGGCGCAGGTCGTCCCAATCGGAAATCTCGTGGACGGCCTCGTATTGGATGATCCGATCCAGGATCGCAGCCGGGGTATTCCAGTCGAGGCGCCTGAGTTCGAGGAATCCCCTGTTGAACCAGGAATTGAAGAGGTGCACGAGGTCGTTGTCGACAGCGCTCAAATCCGGATGCTCGCGCAGCAGCATCACCAGCTTCTTTCGCATGTCGACCAGTCTGGCGGTGCCCTCCGGCGCATGGTTCAGGCGCCGGAACAATTCCTGTCGCCTCGGCTCGGATGCCTTTTGCAGACGGGCCAGGGAGTCGGGCGAGGGCGCGCCCCGGTATTCGTTCACAGCCTCGACGACGTCATCGGTATCGATCGAGAAGTCGTCGCACAGCATTTCGAAGAAGAGCCGGCGGCCGGAAGCGTCCAGCCTGTCGAAGCCGTCCAGGATCGTCGTGGACAAAGCAGATTTCGACGCCTGGCCCCGGCTCGACAGCAGCAATTCGCAGAGCGACTTCAGGTCCTCGGTTCTCGGTCTCCCGTACGGCAGATTGTCGAAGAACCTGCGCCCACGATCCGAGAGAACCGCGAGCATGTCCTGAAACGCGGCGGATTGGCCTCTGATCAGCGCCCGTAGGCCAGACTTTTCCTTGGACATCTTGAGGCTGCTCGGGTCTATTTTGCCGCCGCCGCAATGCGCGATGGGCGCCGTTCTTCCAGAACGTCCAGATCAAGAATGACGTCGTCCACCGGTTCGGTATCGTGCTCGTGAACATCCACGGCCAGAAGGGCACCGGAAAGGGGGCAATAGTAGCGCGTGGCGACAAGCTGTTCGTGCAGCTTGATGCGCAACTCCGGCGGCAGACTGTCGCTACGCTCTGCCACGGCGGCCGACCGCCACCGCGTATCGCCGACCGAAAGAACAGCGCCGGCCGAGGTAACGACGACATATCCCCGTTCGTCGTAGCCGAGATGGAGATGGCTGCTGATTTCCGACAGGATCTCACCCCGGAAGGGTGCCTTCCCCGCCGGCGTTTTGCCACCGATCCGCTTCTGGCGCATTTCCCTTCGCAATGCGTTGGTGGCCGCTTCGTCCACCGTCGCGGCGCAGACGACGCCATAGACCGATCTGGCAGCAGACGCGGAGACGTGTCCCCTGGCGACGTCTCTGAGGACGAGCTCGGGGTCCCGCTCAAGCGGATCGCCATAGCCGCCGCCACCCTGCCACGAGACCGCAAAAACGTCGCGGTCGGTCATTGGCATCAGTCCCGGCTTCGGGCCGAACACCGTATAGTCTGCGTCGACGGCGCGGCCGTCGCGCATGCCGCCTTTGGCGAACCTCTGGACGACGGTCGCTCCCGGCAGGCCGCCGCAGACGCCACGCGAGTTCGGCACCTCGACGCCGTGCGTCATCACCAGCGCCTGAACCTGCTTCACACCTCCGAGACTGAACGCTACCTCGGCGCTCAGGCCGCCGCGGAACTTGCCGGGTCCACCGGTGTCACAGGCGAGCCGGCGATAGAGGTAGAACAGCGGCGCTACCTGTTCGTTGCGCTCGATGTCGGCGACGGCCGAAACCGGCGATGTGATCGGACCGCCCGCGTTCACGCCGTCCTTGTCGGGAAATGCTGCCGATCCGCCGCCGAGCGGATCCATCAGATGGAGCCCGAAGTTCTCGCCGAACTGGTTGACTCCGCCCATGTTGAAAGTCGACATCACGCCATGACTGAGCCCCTGCGCGCGGTGGCGAAGCGTCTCCGACGCGGCAATCAATTTGTTCAGGGCAAGCATGATCGCGTTGGCGGTGACCCAGATCGCCTCGACGGTCGCGGCGCCGGCGGGCGACGGGAAGGTGGCTGTGCAGATCATGCCGTCGGGCGCGATGACCCGGATGGGCTTGATAAGGCCTTCATTCCACTGGATGTCGAAGCCGAGCGTCGGCATGACGCTGCCGGTAATCGCGCCCATCAGACCGGAGCGCGTGGCATTGATGAAACCGGGTGCTTGGGGGCTGGAGCCGGAGAAGTCGAGTTCCAGCTCGTCTCCCTTTTTCGTCAGTCGGACGTCGAGCTTGTAGAGGGCATTCTGGTGCCCGTCGTGCTCAAGGAAATCTGCCGCGTGGAAGACGCCGTCAGGCAATCCGCGCAGCCGCTCGCGCATGCGCGCTTCGGACGACGCGATCATGCCTTCCATGACGTCGGCCACGACATCTGAACCGTAGCGGCCGGCCAATTCGTTCATCCTGTCCCGCGCGACGTTGATCGTGGCGATGAAGGCGCGGATGTCGAGCCCGAGCTGGCCCGGCAGCCGCGATGCAGTCAGGATCATTTCGAGGACGTCATCGCGGATCTCGCCGTCGTCGATCAGCTTGACGCAGGGAATGCGCAGCCCCTCCTGATAGACCTCGCGCGCTTTGGGTGACCAACTGGCGAAATCCATTCCGCCGACGTCGGTCTCGTGTGCCTCTACGCCAGCCCAGGCCACGAGCCGATCTCCGATGAAGATCGGCCCGACCATCTGGACGTCGTTTTGATGGAGAGCGGCAACGTAAGGATCGTTGCCGATGAACATGTCCCTCGGACCGATGCCCAGCCTCGGACGACCTTGGATATGACGAATGAATGCGCCGCAGACCGGCGCCTGGTAGGCGACCTGGAACCCCATCGAGGCCACCTCGCCAGCAGCCGTGAAGAGGCCGGTAAAGAAGTCCGACGCCTCGGTCACCGTCGGGGAGCCCGACACGCTCTGCAGCGCCACGCGCATCTCGTCGGTGATTGCCACCAACCGATTACGAATGACCTCGAAGATAATCGGGTTCACGCCATCTTTGGTCTTGCTCATCAGTTCGTACCCACCACCAGATTTCCGAATACGTCGGCCACAGCTTTTGCGCCGGGAGGAACGACCACGCTCTGTCCCGGGAATTCGACGATGCAGGGCCCCGCGACACTGGCTCCCGGGTTCGGGAACACCGTCTTGTAGATCGCCGTATCGAGCGCCGCCGACGGGTCGTCGAAGACGACCTTGCGCGACCCGGCGCGCGTGATCGGATCGCCCAGCGATCCGCGCGCAGGCGGCGGAAGCGAGCAGCTGCCTGCGGCGCGGATCGACAGGAGTTCGAAGCCGGCGCTCGAATAGGACGAGCCGCGACCGAACAGCTGTTCGTAGAGCGCCTCGAATCGGGCGGTCAGGTCAGAGAAGCCATCCTGATCGAGCGTCTGGCCCGAGAGCGGCACATCGAGGTGGTTGGTCTGACCTCGGAACCGGATCGCTGCCACAAGTTCGATAGCCACATCGCGATCCGGCGACGCGAGCAGCAGATTGCGCCGCGTTTCCGCTACAGCCTGCGCGATGCTGGCATTGACGCTCTCGATCTGGTCCGTCGTCGGCTGGTCACCTGGCGCCACGCGGACATAGGTGGGGCGCTCGGTGGAGAAGCCGAGGTCGGCATTGCCGGTGCCGTAGGCAGATTGGGCGGTGGCGGCCGCCGGGACAACAAAGCCCTTGAGCCCTAGTTCTGCAGCCAGAACCCATGCATGAGACGGTCCCGCCCCGCCGTTGGCAAACAAGGTGAACTCCTGCGGATTGTGGCCGCGCTCGACGGTCATCCGGCGAAGCAGGTCGGCCATCTTGCTGTCGAGAACCTTGCGGATACCCCACGCCGCCTCCATCAGCCCAAGCCCGAGCGGCACGGCGACGTGGTCGTGAATCGCGCGCCGCGCGGCTTCGACGTCCAGGCGCATGCGCCCGCCGAGGAAATTGTCGGGATCCAGGACGCCGAGCACGAGGTCGGCATCCGTCGCCGTCGGCAGGATTCCGCCCCTTCCGTAGCAGGCCGGCCCAGGCGTCGAACCCGCACTGCCAGGGCCAACGCGCAATTCGCCGCCCTCGGCGCGCGCTATGCTGCCGCCGCCCGCGCCGATCGAGTCGACGTCGACCGAGTGGACGCGGATGTCGGCGCCGCTGATGGATATTTCGGAGCGCATGACCGGCGCGCCGGCGACGATCACGCCCACGTCGAAGCTGGTGCCGCCGATGTCGGTCGTGAGCATATTGCCCAGGCCCATCGTTCGCCCCATCGCCTCCGTTCCCTTGACGCCGGCGGCAGGGCCGGAAAACAGCGCGATCGCCGGTCGATCGGTGAGAACCTCGGTCGGCAGGACGCCGCCGTTGCAGGTCATCATCAGAACCGGGACCGGCATGCCCGCGGCCCGCAGCTCGCTTTCGAGCCGGGAAAGGTAACGTCCGGCGATTGGTCCGAGCGCCGCGTTCGCCGCTGTCGTCGACATGCGCGCGTATTCACCGATCGTCGGCGATATGTCATGCGACAGGCTGACGAAAACATTCGGCAGTTCCTCGGTCAGGAGGCTGCGCAAGCGCAGTTCGTGGACCGGATTGACCGTCGCGAAGAGCGTGCAGACCGCGACCGCTTCCACGCCTTCGTCGCGCAAATCCGCGAGAATCTTGCGTGCGCCGGCTTCGTCGAGCGGTATTACGACATTGCCGTTGGCGTCGATGCGTTCATCGACTTCACGGATCATCGAACGCGCGACAAGGGGCGGATGGCGGTTGCGCAGATAGGGATTCGTCAACTCGATCTCATTGAGTCCCGAGGTCTGA
It encodes:
- a CDS encoding CocE/NonD family hydrolase, giving the protein MTGRVIDNLTAADDIPCKYSRAPSHAGMIRERDVLVPMRDGTCLCIDIYRPETDEKLPALLAFAIYNKDIQGPGMAEALPAQPAWAPLWAGLLEAGDTHFLVSRGYVHVIGNPRGVGKSQGGGSREWDSYDLIEWIARQPWCDGNVGMIGISGFGAEQLYVARQQPPALKAIFPFDPRGALGVLGSFREEYPGGVLHMFRYLITHFSAFHEQKGQPTELTPEREAMWREAMANPDYAIYTNVANVVTQKGQHMPAFFQVLINPYDDAAATAKAEADLSRIKVPTYTGSGWYAYSYKGHLNGAQNYFDKIDAPKRMALLGPSHLERPFHTLHNEMLYWYDYWLKGIDTGVLEEPPVKYWAMGANSWKTSQTWPPENAQWSKLYLHSWERLKAQPFVEQSADALTEPDVFVQMPLTKTDKVSRLRYMTDPLPCYMLIAGPSELVLYAEIDQEDTNWIAILKDVGPDTSVHTAREGERSVPADLKERELTRGWLKASHRKVDETRSRPGRPWHPLTREAQQKVIPGKIEEYRIEILATANVFKAGHRICVDITAMDMPTGVGGATNAEYVPYHICSSKTVVHRVYHGADYPSHLLLPFVPLDESDPT
- a CDS encoding TRAP transporter large permease subunit, with product MSARAAADFLVSAQRLSSWLATVGVVAIMGIGALTLLDVLLRNLFSMTLHGLSEILTLVLGVAIAACLPSGCARAVHLTVEILGNALPRSGAIVLNVVGAAGLLVFLSIMSFELSVQAAAYAARGQRTILLGWPITPFFVTITVLVALCVPIQFGQLLKISRSAWASGDRMPLIVSAVLVMLALLVATVFFFGIDALPGAAALKSLGPAGISIGLFVAMWVAMLASVPLAAAMGLVGFLGLALLLGNGAAGSVVGSETARFLTSETLAVLPLYLLMGSFATIAGLSSDIYRLAYALLRPLRGSLAHATIAGCAGFGALTGSSLATAATFGKVALPEMGAKRYSPALAAGSVAAGGTLGSLVPPSTAIILFAILAEQSIGHLFVASVVPALLAVALYIGVIWLVLKVRPSAAPLGEPIDRRELLAAAKGCIGAFVLFGTVMGGIYTGLFTDTEAASVGAIGAFSFAWMRGKLRSGHLGDLLAETTSTLALIYTLIFGAVIFSFCIGFTQVPSMLAETIADFGLSPLGVIVLLIVCYLVLGMFMDSYAMMVITVPIFLPLVLSYGYDPIWWGVLTVICVEMGMITPPFGMNIFVLKGVSPGLTLGTIYRGVVPFIVADIVKVVLVVLIPSIALWLPSQM
- a CDS encoding hydantoinase/oxoprolinase family protein, coding for MKFHVGTDVGGTFTDLWVASDDGRSRVFKSPTTKDVFGGVMDAIRLAAEAYGLSLEQFCSGIERFGHGTTVGLNALLTGNAAKTAIITTRGFADTLEIGRMRRQTSGLNEIELTNPYLRNRHPPLVARSMIREVDERIDANGNVVIPLDEAGARKILADLRDEGVEAVAVCTLFATVNPVHELRLRSLLTEELPNVFVSLSHDISPTIGEYARMSTTAANAALGPIAGRYLSRLESELRAAGMPVPVLMMTCNGGVLPTEVLTDRPAIALFSGPAAGVKGTEAMGRTMGLGNMLTTDIGGTSFDVGVIVAGAPVMRSEISISGADIRVHSVDVDSIGAGGGSIARAEGGELRVGPGSAGSTPGPACYGRGGILPTATDADLVLGVLDPDNFLGGRMRLDVEAARRAIHDHVAVPLGLGLMEAAWGIRKVLDSKMADLLRRMTVERGHNPQEFTLFANGGAGPSHAWVLAAELGLKGFVVPAAATAQSAYGTGNADLGFSTERPTYVRVAPGDQPTTDQIESVNASIAQAVAETRRNLLLASPDRDVAIELVAAIRFRGQTNHLDVPLSGQTLDQDGFSDLTARFEALYEQLFGRGSSYSSAGFELLSIRAAGSCSLPPPARGSLGDPITRAGSRKVVFDDPSAALDTAIYKTVFPNPGASVAGPCIVEFPGQSVVVPPGAKAVADVFGNLVVGTN
- a CDS encoding hydantoinase B/oxoprolinase family protein, which translates into the protein MSKTKDGVNPIIFEVIRNRLVAITDEMRVALQSVSGSPTVTEASDFFTGLFTAAGEVASMGFQVAYQAPVCGAFIRHIQGRPRLGIGPRDMFIGNDPYVAALHQNDVQMVGPIFIGDRLVAWAGVEAHETDVGGMDFASWSPKAREVYQEGLRIPCVKLIDDGEIRDDVLEMILTASRLPGQLGLDIRAFIATINVARDRMNELAGRYGSDVVADVMEGMIASSEARMRERLRGLPDGVFHAADFLEHDGHQNALYKLDVRLTKKGDELELDFSGSSPQAPGFINATRSGLMGAITGSVMPTLGFDIQWNEGLIKPIRVIAPDGMICTATFPSPAGAATVEAIWVTANAIMLALNKLIAASETLRHRAQGLSHGVMSTFNMGGVNQFGENFGLHLMDPLGGGSAAFPDKDGVNAGGPITSPVSAVADIERNEQVAPLFYLYRRLACDTGGPGKFRGGLSAEVAFSLGGVKQVQALVMTHGVEVPNSRGVCGGLPGATVVQRFAKGGMRDGRAVDADYTVFGPKPGLMPMTDRDVFAVSWQGGGGYGDPLERDPELVLRDVARGHVSASAARSVYGVVCAATVDEAATNALRREMRQKRIGGKTPAGKAPFRGEILSEISSHLHLGYDERGYVVVTSAGAVLSVGDTRWRSAAVAERSDSLPPELRIKLHEQLVATRYYCPLSGALLAVDVHEHDTEPVDDVILDLDVLEERRPSRIAAAAK
- a CDS encoding malonyl-CoA synthase; protein product: MSLKLFNRLRNGAAGADNPFLTLLDGSVLTYADLIYRSGKAANLLMRLGVTKGDRVAVQTEKSVEVIILYVACLRLGAVYLPLNSAYTASEVTYFLEDAEPRLFVCTPERAAELEPVARAARVEHVLHLDADGRGSLSEAIDAAPDGFEESALDDGDPAAILYTSGTTGRSKGAVLTRGNIASNAESLAELWHFSAADVLLHALPIFHTHGLFVAINTTLVAGSALLFLPRFDLEVILDGLERSTVLMGVPTFYTRLLGSAKFTRERVAHMRLFVSGSAPLSAETHREFFDRTGHAILERYGMTETNMNTSNPYEGERRPGTVGFPLPGVDLRIADPTTGAPLPQGEIGSIEVKGANVFRGYWNNPEKTKAEFRDDGYFITGDMGFVDAEGYVSIVGRSKDLVISGGYNVYPAEVEAAIDALPGVAESAIIGLPHPDLGEGVTAVVVARPSAVLDERTIVAELSRSLARYKVPRHVILTENLPRNAMGKVQKAALREVYAGLYGAAAKTSKDLP
- a CDS encoding malonyl-CoA decarboxylase, encoding MSKEKSGLRALIRGQSAAFQDMLAVLSDRGRRFFDNLPYGRPRTEDLKSLCELLLSSRGQASKSALSTTILDGFDRLDASGRRLFFEMLCDDFSIDTDDVVEAVNEYRGAPSPDSLARLQKASEPRRQELFRRLNHAPEGTARLVDMRKKLVMLLREHPDLSAVDNDLVHLFNSWFNRGFLELRRLDWNTPAAILDRIIQYEAVHEISDWDDLRRRIDPPDRRLYAFFHPSLPGEPLIFVEVALTKEIAGNIDQILAADREIAAPEELRTAVFYSISNCQVGLRGISFGSFLIKQVLEELAGDLPGLKTFVTLSPIPAFANWLRTKREQMDADSDISKILALLNDHGWTEDQVTRTKLEPVLTSLAARFLTKEGNIAGVPLDPVARFHLGNGARLERVNWLADLSSSGLRGSYGVMVNYLYRPEDIERNHEAFANSGRVVASNSVQRLADAAPELSEKAVA